Below is a genomic region from Acidimicrobiales bacterium.
CGGCGATGACCCCGAACAGCATGAAGAAGTAGCCGCCGGACTTGGCGGCGTAGGCCGGCCACATCGGCGTGCCGACCACGTTGGTCTCGGTGGCTCCCTTGCCGGGGAACTGGCTGTGGTGCTGGCGCATGATGATCGCCAGGTGCGCGGTCAGCAGGACGGCGATGAGTATGGGCACCACGAACACGTGCAACACCAGCATGTGGGGGATGATCGAGTTGCCCGGGAAGTTGCCCCCGTACAGCAGGTACACGAACCACGGTCCGATCAGTGGTATCGACTCGAAGACCGAGTAGAAGATCCGCAGCCCGGTCCCCGAGACCAGGTCGTCGGGCAGCGAGTAGCCGAGGAAGCCGTTGAGCAGGGCCAGGGTGAGCAGGCCCAGTCCGATGGTCCAGTTGATCTCGCGGGGCTTGCGGAAGGCGCCGGTGAAGAAGATGCGGCACATGTGGATGCCGATGGCGCCGATGAAGATGACGGCGGCCCAGTGGTGCATCTGACGGATGACCAGTCCGGCGCGCACCGAGAAGCTGAGGTCGAGCGTCGAGGCGTAGGCCTCGGACATGTGGACGCCCCGGAGCGGGAGGTAGGCGCCGTGGTACACGATCTCGTGGGCCGAGTCCACGAAGAAGAACGTGACGTAGACCCCGGTGAGGATCAGGATGATGAACGAGTAGAGGGCTATCTCCCCCAACATGAACGACCAGTGGTCGGGGAAGATGTAGTTGAGGAGCCACCGGCCGGCGCCGGCCAGGCCCAGGCGCTCGTCGATGTCCCGGCCCTGCTTGATCGCAGCCGTCTTTCCCACCGCGGCGGCCCGGGCCCGCATCCCGATCGGGCGGTTGCGCCCGCCGATCATGCTCACCCTCCCCTGCTCCAGAAACCGGGTCCGATCGGCTCACCGTACCCCGCCCGGGCCCGCAGATAGCCGTTGTCGTCCATCATCAGGGGGAGCTGGGGCAGGGGCCGGGGCGCCGGCCCGAAGACCACGGCCGCCCCGTCGAGGACGTCGAAGGTCGACTCGTGGCAGGGGCACAGGAGCTTCTGGAACTGGGCCTCGTACTGGCCCACCGGGCAGCCGGCGTGGGTGCAGACCTTGGAGAACGCCAGGTACCCGGCCGGGGACCACTTCTCCAGGTCGGGCCGGCCGGGAGGGGCCACGGGAGTGGTGGCCGCCCGGACGAGAAGGGTCTGGTCGTCAGTGGCGTCGGTGTAGCCGTGGGGGAACACGGTCAGCGAGCCCCCGACGTCCAGGGTGCTGATGTGCACGGGGCGGTTCTCTTCGTCGACGACGAGGGCCCCCGCCTTCCACTGCGTCGTGTACAGCGGGCCGCCCGCCTTGGGTCCCTTGTCGGTCAACGAGCGCAGGGGGAACAGGAGGATGGCGCCCATGAGGCCGTTGACCCCGATGAACATCTTGAGCAGGAACGAGCGCCGGCCCTCCACCGCCACCCGCCCCCGCTGGAACGTCTCCGAGAAGCGCTCCTGGTTGGTCTCCGAGGTGAGGACCTCGCGCTCCTCGACGAAGGGGCCCTTCGGCATCAGCCACTTGCCCCAGGCGGCCATGCCGAAGCCGATGCCGCCGAAGAGGACGAACAGCATCATCCCCTCGATCTGCGGCTGCCCGTTCTGGGTGTAGATCCAGCCGAGCACGAACACCGACAGGGTGGCCAGCAGGAACGACAGGCCGACGACCAGCTCGGCCCGGCGCGGGTGGCGGGCGGCAATGGCCATGTGCTCGGCCCACGTCTCGGGCTCGTTTACGTCGCTCAGGTCACTCATCGCTCGGCTCGCTCACCACTCGGCTCACTCGTGCCCGTGACCCGCCGCCGGCTCGGGCTTGGCCCGGTCCCCGATCCAGAAGGCGGCCACCATCATCAGCCCCACGCCGAACACGATCCCGACAAAGCCCTCGGTGGTCGGTCCGACGTGACCGAGCGACAGGCCGCCGCGGTCGTCGGGGCGGGTGATGTACCGGACGTACCTGATGATGTCGTTCATGTCCTTGTTCGACATCTGGGCCAGGCTGAACCGCGGCATGTTCCCGGGCCCGGTCCGGATGGCCTCGGCGATGTCGATCGGCGTGTCGGGCTTGAGTGACGGGGCGTAGGCCCCGTAGGACAGGGCTCCCCCCACTCCGACGAAGCTGTGGCAGGTGGCGCAGTTCAGGCGGAACAGCTCACCGCCCTGCTGGAGGTTGGCGCCGGCGGAATTCGGCTTCGGGATCGGCACGCCGCCCGGAGCCAGCGACGCCACGTACTCGGCGATGTCGCGCGCCTGCTTGGCGGACAGGAGCGGCGGCTTGCGCAGGGCCTGCTCGGTGGGCTTCTCCAGCGGCATGCGCCCGGTGCGCACCCAGAAGTCGATGGTGGCGGGGCCGAGACCGGTGAGGGTGGGGGCGCGCGCCGTGCCCTCGGCGTCGGCGCCGTGGCAGGCCGAGCAGGTCTGGACGAACAGCTGGCGCCCGCTGAGCTGCTCGGGCGTCAGGACAGTGTCGTTGTAGGGGGTCCCGCCGGTCTTCCCGAGCGGCCCGTTGCCCGTGGGCTGGGACGCCTGGCCCTGGGCGCCCGTGCTCGAGTCACCGTTCTGGGCCCGGGCCCCGGTGCCGAACACGACGAGGCTCAGTCCCACGCCGAGGGCCACGACCCCCGCCACCGCGCCGGCACGGCGCGCCACCCTGCGCAGTCCCACCCGCCGCGGTCCGGTACGTGCCGCCACCGGTTCAGCCACCGAGGAGGAACAGGGCGCTGTACAGGAAGATCCACACGATGTCGACGAAGTGCCAGTAGTAGGTGACCACCTGGAACACCGAGCGTTCCCCGGGGTCACCGCCGGGGCCGAGCAGCCTCCCGAGGAACATGGCCATGGCCACCAGGCCCACGAACACGTGCAGGCCGTGCAGCCCGGTCATCAGGAAGAACAGCGACCCGAAGGCATTGGTCGAGATGCGGAAGTGGACGTGGAACCACTCGTATCCCTGGTTGGCCAGGAACAGCGAGCCCATGATGAACGTGACCACGACCCACCGCCGGGCCTGGGCCCGGTTGTGGCGGCGCTCCTCCGACCACAGCGCCCGCTGCATGGTGAAGCTGGACGCCACCAGGATGGCGGTGAAGATCCCCGACTGGATGACGTCGAGCTCGATGCCCTTGGGCGGCCAGACGTGGTTGACGGTGTCCTGGGCCCGGATGGTGAAGTAGGAGGCGAACAGCCCGGCGAAGAACATCAGCTCCGAGCCGAGCCACACCATCACCCCGACGTTGAGCGCGGGGGGCCGCGCCGGCATGGTCCAACCCGGCTGCAGGGATTCCGCGTGGGTGTCCGCCGCCAGCGCCTCGGTCACGGCCCCTTTACTAGTCGACGCGGGCGTGGTGGATCTAACCGACGAGACCGAGCTCGAGCGCCCGGGCCGCGGCCTCCTGGCGACCCCGCACCTCGAGCTTGACGTAGATGTGGTTGAGGTGGGTCTTCACCGTGGCCGGGGACAGGAACAGGTCCTCGGCGATCTCCCGGTTGCGCGCTCCCCGCACCAGGTGGGCCAGGATCTGGCGCTCCCGGTCGGTCAGGTCGGCGGCCCCGTCGGGGGTCGTGCTCCCGGTCGGCGTCACCACCCCGGCCAGAGCCGGGACCAGCGACGGGGACAGGGCCCGGCCGCCGTCGAGCACGGTCCGCACCCCGGCCAGCAGCTCCTCACCGGTGCTGGACGCCGCCAGGATCCCGTCGGCGCCGGCGGTGGCCAGCGCCACCAGCTCGGGGCGACGGGCCCGGTCGACCAGCGCCACGACCCGGGCCCCGGCGTCCTTGGCCACCTGGGTGACGGCGGCGGGATCCTCCTCCAGGTGGGCGCCGAGGACCACCAGAGCAGGGCGACGGGACCGGATCACGACCCGGGCGCGCCCGGCCGATCCCAGCTCCTCGAGGAGCCGGAAGCTAATAGTTGGCAGCGCCCGACCGATACCCATGCGGACGAGCGGCCACTGATCGACGACGACCAGGGTCGTTGGCGCCATGGCCGTCACAGGCTATTGCCACCGAACGTGAGGGCCGGGTCAGCTCTCCACTAGTCAGCGCGGGCTACTCCCCGTGGTGACCATTCCATGGCCCGTTCTGGTCATAAGCCGCGTTCGGACCGACCGTCTGGGCGATGCCTCGGAAGTCCCGGATGTCCGATAACTGCATCCATGGCACAAAGGACCAAGAACCTCTCCCGGGTCCGCAGCACCAACGACTACGGCGTCGACGAGGAGCAGCTGGTTATCGAGCACCTCCCGCTGGCCCAGCGGGCGGTGTCGGACATGCTCCAGCGGGTGCCCCGTCACGTCTCCCGCAGCGATCTGCTCTCGGCGGCCATGGCCGGCCTGGCGCAGGCCGCCCGGGCGTTCGATCCGGACCGGGGGATCAACTTCGACCGCTTCGCCTCGGCCCGGATCCGCGGCGCCCTCCTGGACGAGCTGCGCAGCCGCGACTGGGCCAGCCGCTCGGTCCGGGCCCGGGCCCGCAACGTGGCGGCCGCCGTCGACGACCTGACCGCCCGCAACGGGGTGGCGCCCAGCTCCGCCCAGGTGGCCGAGCACCTGGGGATGGAGAAGGAGAGCCTCGACAGCCTGTCCGGGGACGTCCACCGGGCGGTGGTGCTGAACTTCGACGCCCTGGTGGTCGACGGGGACGGCAGCTCGGTCCTGCCCGCCGACGAACGGGGCCCCGACTCCCAGATCCTCGACCGGGAGCGCCGGTCGTACCTCCTCGACGCCGTGGCCGCCCTCCCCGAGCGCATGCGCCACGTGGTCGTGGGCTACTTCTTCGACGAGCGCCCGATGCGCGAGCTGGCCGACGAGCTCGACGTGACCGAGTCCCGGATCTCCCAGATCCGCGCCGAGGCCCTGGTCATGCTCAAGACCGCTCTCGACGCCCACCTGGACGAGGGCCAGCCGCTGATCGACCTCTCGCCCCGGGCCGCCCGGCGCACCGCCGCCTACCTCGACGCCGTCAGCTCCGGCTCGGACTGGCGGTCCCGCATCGACCCGGTGCCGTCGAAGCCCCGCCTCACGACCCTGTAGGCCCGGCGGGGGGTCACGAGCCGCTCGGTGCGCCCCGCAGGCCCTCCAGCACCCGGGGCAGGTCCCGGGTGTACACCACGGTCAGCCGGCGGGTGGCGCGGGTCAGGGCCACGTAGAGGGACCGCAGCCCCTGGGCCGCCTCCTCCACCAGCGCCGCCGGCTCCACCACCAGGACCGAGTCGAACTCCAGGCCCTTGGCCAGGCCCGCCGGGACCAGGGTGACGGGCCGCTCCAGCCCG
It encodes:
- a CDS encoding Rieske 2Fe-2S domain-containing protein; this encodes MSDLSDVNEPETWAEHMAIAARHPRRAELVVGLSFLLATLSVFVLGWIYTQNGQPQIEGMMLFVLFGGIGFGMAAWGKWLMPKGPFVEEREVLTSETNQERFSETFQRGRVAVEGRRSFLLKMFIGVNGLMGAILLFPLRSLTDKGPKAGGPLYTTQWKAGALVVDEENRPVHISTLDVGGSLTVFPHGYTDATDDQTLLVRAATTPVAPPGRPDLEKWSPAGYLAFSKVCTHAGCPVGQYEAQFQKLLCPCHESTFDVLDGAAVVFGPAPRPLPQLPLMMDDNGYLRARAGYGEPIGPGFWSRGG
- a CDS encoding c-type cytochrome, with amino-acid sequence MGLRRVARRAGAVAGVVALGVGLSLVVFGTGARAQNGDSSTGAQGQASQPTGNGPLGKTGGTPYNDTVLTPEQLSGRQLFVQTCSACHGADAEGTARAPTLTGLGPATIDFWVRTGRMPLEKPTEQALRKPPLLSAKQARDIAEYVASLAPGGVPIPKPNSAGANLQQGGELFRLNCATCHSFVGVGGALSYGAYAPSLKPDTPIDIAEAIRTGPGNMPRFSLAQMSNKDMNDIIRYVRYITRPDDRGGLSLGHVGPTTEGFVGIVFGVGLMMVAAFWIGDRAKPEPAAGHGHE
- a CDS encoding heme-copper oxidase subunit III — encoded protein: MTEALAADTHAESLQPGWTMPARPPALNVGVMVWLGSELMFFAGLFASYFTIRAQDTVNHVWPPKGIELDVIQSGIFTAILVASSFTMQRALWSEERRHNRAQARRWVVVTFIMGSLFLANQGYEWFHVHFRISTNAFGSLFFLMTGLHGLHVFVGLVAMAMFLGRLLGPGGDPGERSVFQVVTYYWHFVDIVWIFLYSALFLLGG
- a CDS encoding response regulator transcription factor, with product MAPTTLVVVDQWPLVRMGIGRALPTISFRLLEELGSAGRARVVIRSRRPALVVLGAHLEEDPAAVTQVAKDAGARVVALVDRARRPELVALATAGADGILAASSTGEELLAGVRTVLDGGRALSPSLVPALAGVVTPTGSTTPDGAADLTDRERQILAHLVRGARNREIAEDLFLSPATVKTHLNHIYVKLEVRGRQEAAARALELGLVG
- a CDS encoding sigma-70 family RNA polymerase sigma factor; translation: MAQRTKNLSRVRSTNDYGVDEEQLVIEHLPLAQRAVSDMLQRVPRHVSRSDLLSAAMAGLAQAARAFDPDRGINFDRFASARIRGALLDELRSRDWASRSVRARARNVAAAVDDLTARNGVAPSSAQVAEHLGMEKESLDSLSGDVHRAVVLNFDALVVDGDGSSVLPADERGPDSQILDRERRSYLLDAVAALPERMRHVVVGYFFDERPMRELADELDVTESRISQIRAEALVMLKTALDAHLDEGQPLIDLSPRAARRTAAYLDAVSSGSDWRSRIDPVPSKPRLTTL